One window of Oryza brachyantha chromosome 12, ObraRS2, whole genome shotgun sequence genomic DNA carries:
- the LOC102701408 gene encoding LRR receptor-like serine/threonine-protein kinase HSL2 has product MGIGGSFPEFILNCTKLKHLDLSWNRFSGPILELLPKTAPNLTYLKLRANRFSGPIPCSFAKLSKLETLLISINNFTGDIPVEVGTMFALSTLDLGNNTLSGPIPERICSLTKVWWFNLAANKLTGKIPSCISNMTELLRLELWNNKLEGELPAAISQLPNLMYHSVGTNRLTGAVPKNLGQMQPLLIVDLSNNNFSGELPPDLCSGSQLQQLVVKNNSLSGMFPPCPNLTYAWIGQNHFSGDIAQVLRIHTTLRGLDASRNQFTGMLPQEFCQLVFLKFLDLSSNQIYGDLPTCWSNLQELVFLDLSSNAFSGNVPTSTSTTCQLTSLHLANNSLTGGFPSALRYCMNLTMVDLQDNRLSGEIPSTIWESMPSLQFLQLYSYV; this is encoded by the coding sequence ATGGGCATAGGTGGCAGTTTTCCTGAGTTCATCCTGAACTGCACCAAATTGAAGCACCTTGACCTATCATGGAACAGATTCTCTGGCCCGATACTGGAGTTGCTACCCAAGACAGCTCCAAATCTTACATACCTAAAATTAAGAGCGAACAGATTCTCTGGGCCAATACCATGCTCTTTCGCAAAGCTATCAAAGCTCGAAACTCTGCTCATTTCAATAAACAATTTCACTGGGGATATCCCAGTGGAGGTTGGGACAATGTTTGCATTGTCAACACTTGACTTAGGTAACAATACACTCAGTGGGCCAATCCCTGAGAGAATATGCAGCCTGACAAAAGTGTGGTGGTTCAACCTTGCAGCAAACAAGCTCACTGGAAAAATACCATCATGTATCAGTAATATGACGGAACTGTTACGGCTCGAACTCTGGAACAACAAACTGGAGGGCGAGCTGCCTGCAGCCATCTCTCAGCTGCCAAATCTTATGTATCACTCTGTGGGCACAAACAGATTGACTGGTGCTGTACCGAAGAATCTTGGCCAGATGCAACCACTCCTTATTGTAGACTTGTCCAACAACAATTTTTCAGGAGAATTGCCACCTGATTTATGCAGCGGATCTCAGCTTCAGCAATTGGTGGTGAAAAATAACAGCTTGTCGGGAATGTTTCCGCCATGTCCAAACCTGACTTATGCTTGGATAGGGCAAAACCACTTCTCTGGTGATATTGCACAGGTGCTACGAATCCACACCACTCTGCGTGGACTTGATGCATCAAGAAATCAATTTACAGGGATGCTTCCTCAGGAATTCTGTCAGCTGGTTTTTCTGAAGTTCTTGGACCTATCAAGCAATCAGATCTATGGTGATCTTCCTACTTGCTGGTCAAATCTTCAAGAACTGGTTTTTCTAGATTTGTCGAGCAATGCCTTCTCTGGCAATGTCCCAACCTCGACAAGCACTACCTGTCAATTAACATCATTGCACTTGGCAAACAACAGCTTAACTGGAGGCTTTCCATCTGCCTTAAGGTACTGTATGAACTTAACAATGGTAGATCTTCAGGACAATAGACTATCTGGTGAAATTCCTTCAACAATATGGGAAAGCATGCCTTCTCTTCAGTTTCTTCAGCTATACTCATATGTTTGA